Sequence from the Nocardia brasiliensis genome:
CGGGTCGCAGCCGGTCGTCGAAACCGCATTGGCGCCGCGACGAGCCGAGCAGCAGCGGCCCGCCGCGGGTCGACTCCACCACCGCGGAGGACTGCAGTTCCGCGGCCGAACTACCGACGGCGCCAACGTAATCCGCGTCGTAGACCTTGTGGAAGACGGTCGGTGGCATGGGCGCGGTGATGAGCACGTCGCCGCGGCGCGGCCGCACCGCGATCGGTGCGCCGAGTGCCTCGGCGACCACCGCCGACCACGGGCCCGCCGCGTTGATCACGAGGTCGGCGTGCCGTGGCCCGCGGGTGGTCCGCACGCCGACCAGGCGCCCGCCGCGCAGCAGCGGGGAGAGTACCGCACAGTTCGTCTCTACCGAAGCGCCTGCGGCGACGGCGGATTCGAGCAGGGCGCTGGCCGCACCCGCCGGCTGTACCTGGGCATCATCGGGGTAGTACACGGCCGCGCACACGTCGCGGGTCAGCGCCGGTTCAGCGGCCGCGAGCTGGTCCGGGTCGAGTTGTTCGCAGCGCACGCCCGCCGCCCGCTGCCGCGCGGCGAACTCGGCCAACGCGACCGCGCCCGGCTCCGTGGTCGCAACGACGATGCCGCCCTTGGGTTCCCATTCGACCGCGGCGGCGTCGGTCGGGTGTCGTTGCGCGATGCGGGCGAGCACCTCGGGCCACAGCCGCCGGGACAACTGGGCCAGCCGCAATTCGGGCCCCGGCCCCTTGTCCGAGACGAGCACGTTGCCTTCGCCGTGTGCCGTGGTGCCGGAGGCGATGCCGCCGCGCTCGCAGACGCGCACCGTGGCGCCGGCCAGCGCGAGCCGGTCGGCGATGGCGCAGCCGATCATGCCGCCGCCGATGATCAGCACGTCGGTGCCCCGCAGGGTCGGGGAGTGGGGCGGGAGCTCGGTCATCGCGGCGGCGCCCCGTTCACCGAGCGCGGCACCGAAAGCGGGTTGTCGGTGCGCAATTCGAGCGGCAGCAGCTCCTCGGGGACGGACTGGTAGACGACCGGACGCAGGAATCGGGCGATCGACGCGGTGCCGACCGAGGTCGACGACGGGGCGGTGGTCGCAGGGTAGGGGCCGCCGTGCTGCTGGGCGTAGGTCACCGACAGCCCGGTGGGCCAGCTGTTCCAAAGCACGCGCCCCGCCACGTCGACCGCGGCCGCGACGAGCGCGCGGGCGGTGTCGTCGGTTGGCTCGCCGAACACCGTCGCGGTGAGCTGACCGCCCATCGCCCGCGCCAGCTCGAGCAACTCGGCGGTGTCCCGATAGGTGACCAGAAGCGTTGCCGGGCCGAACATTTCCTCCAGCAGCGGATCGGGGTCGGCCAGTACGGCACGCGCGGTGGTGCCGAGCAGCAGGGCCTGGTCCGGGCCGCCGCCGCCCAGTACTTCGACCGCCTCGTGGCCACGCACCCGCGCGACGACCTTGCCGAAGCCCGCCGCGATCGTCTCGTTGAGCAGCTCGCCGGTGGGTACCGGCCGCGTGCGGATCAGCTCGGTGAGTTCGTCGAGGACGGGCGCGCCGACGGGCACCGCGACCAATCCCGGCTTGGTGCACAGTTGGCCCGCGCTCGCGCTCACCGCGTTCAACAGTCCCGTGGCGATCTCCCCGGTGCGGCCGCGCGCGGCCTGCTCGGTGACGAAAACCGGGTTGATCGAGCCGAGTTCGCCGAAGAACGGGATCGGCACCGGGCGACGGCACGCCAGGTCGTAGAGTGCGCGCCCGCCCGCGGTGGACCCGGTGAACGCCGCGGCGGCGATATCGGGGTGGGTGAGCACCCGCACCCCGGCGTCCCGATCGAAGACGAGACCGAAAGTGCCACGCGGGGCGTCATTGTCGAGCAGTGTCTGCTCGATCAGGTCGCCGACCGCGCGGGACAGCAGCGGGTGTCCCGGGCTGGCCTTGACGATCACCGGGCAGCCCGCGGCGAGCGCGGCGGCGGTGTCCCCGCCCGCGACCGAGAAGGCGAACGGGAAGTTGCTCGCCGCGAAGTTGAGCACCGGACCGAGCGCGACGTTCATCCTGCGTAGGTCCGGGCGTGGCGCGCCCATCGGCCAATCCTGGTCCGCGGTGTCGATGCGGACGTCCAGATAGCCGCCGTCGAGCACGGTGCGCGCGAACAGTCGCAGCTGGAAGCTGGTGCGCCGCACCTCCGCGGTCAGCCGCGGCTCGGACAGGTGGGTCTCGCGCATCGCCAGCTCGATGAGCCGCGCGGCCTGCGCGTCCAGTCGGTCCGCGATGCCGTGCAGCACCCCGGCCCGCCCCGCCGATCCCAGTGCGGCCCACGGCTTCGCGGCCGCCGTCGCGGCCGCGACGATCGCGTCGACCGTGGTGTCGCTCATCGCCTTCTCCTCACTTGCCGTGTGCATCATGCGCCTTTTGAAACCGCTGGGTCGGTTATTGGTAACCCTTGGCCAGCACGTCCGCGGTGGCGGCCGTGATCTTGGCGTTCAGTTCGGGCGCGAGCGGGACGCGTGGCGGCCTGCACCCACCGCCGGGCCGACCGGCCAGGTCCATCGACAGCTTGATCGCGTGCACGAACTCGGTCTTGGAATCCCAGCGCAGCAGCTTGTGCAGGTCGCGGTAGAGGGGGAGCGCCTTGTCCAGGTCGCGGTTCACCGCGGCGTTGTAGAGCTCGACCGTCGCCTTCGGGATCGCGTTCGGGTAGCCGGCCACCCAGCCGACCGCACCGGCGATCCCCAGCTCGAGCACCACGTCGTCGGAGCCGACGAGCACGTCGAGTTCCGGTGCGAGCTCCTTGATCTCGTAGAAGCGCCGGACGTCACCGGTGAACTCCTTGACGCCGACGATCAACCCCTCGGCGTGCAGCTCGGCCAGGATGTCCGGCGTCAGGTCGATCCGGGTATCGATCGGATTGTTGTAGGCGACGATCGGCAGGCCGACCTCGGCGACGGTGCGGTAGTGCGCGAGCACCGAATCGCGGCCGCCGCGATAGGTGTTGGGCGGCAACAGCATCACCGCCTGCGCGCCCGCCTCGGCGGCCTGTGCCGCCCACTTGCGTGCCTGCAAGGCTCCGTATGCGGCGATGCCGGGCATGATGGTGAATCCAGCCGGGGCGGCCGCGACCGCGGTGGTCACGACGCGGGCGCGCTCGTCGTCGTCGAGGGTCTGGTATTCGCCGAGTGATCCGTTCGGGCTGACCCCGTGGCATCCGTTCGCCGCCAGCCATGCCACGTGCTCGCCGTAGGCGTCGTAGTCGACCGCGTAATCCGCCGTGAACGGAAGCGTCGTGGCCACCAGGACCCCATGCCAAGGCTTACTGGCAGCCGACGAGATCGATCCGGTCATAAGAGCCTCCCTCTGCGCGACGAACCGCGACATGTGCCGCCGTGCGCGTCATGTGACGTGTGACATTGCACAAGCTAGCGGAGTGATCCCGCTCACGCAAGGCTGTTTTGCGGTGCGGGCACGAGGGGGTGTGGCGGAACGGCTCGGCCCCGCGTCCGCGCGACACGGGGCCGAGTGTTCAGTGGTCGGTCAGAGACCGCCGAGGAGCAGGTGCAACAGATTTCCGACAATTTCGACCAAACCGGCGACCAGGCCCATTGTTCACTCCTTGTGGATCTGCGATTCGAAGAAGGGGTTCCTTTCTTCGATAAGGGAGCTTACCGAGATGGATGTTTCCGAACGGTTACATCTTGCTACGGAAAAGTTTCTCCGAAAAAATAACGACCAGTACTTGTCGTCTGGCATGGCCGGACTGCCCGTCTTGTGTGCATTGTGGCAAAAATGCTGTTGCGCAGGGGGTTTGGCGCGCTAGGCTGGAGGGTTCTCGGATGGCGGGTGATCGCCGCCGGTTCGTCGGCGTGATCAGCGAGCGGCTATTCGTGCGGCCCGGATTACTCATTGCGGCCTGTGGATCTATAGGCCGAAAATATTCTGTAAAGAATTCTGGAAAATGGATTCCGGTCGTCGATGCGAATATTCGAGTGGTCGATACGGGCCGCGTCGAACAGGTCGGTACTCGCCATTGTTGGGTCAGGTCGCGCACGGCACCCCGCGGCCCGCCCGAAGCGGCCGACGTGCGGTGCCCGCCGCGGCCGTTCGGGCGTGCCCGCCGGGGGACCGCATCGGCACGGAGGATGATGATGATCGTGCCCACTGATCCGAACACACCCGATATCAAGCCACGCAGCCGTGACGTCACCGACGGACTCGAGAAGACCGCGGCCCGCGGCATGCTGCGCGCCGTCGGCATGGGGGACGCGGACTGGGGAAAGTCGCAGATCGGCGTCGCCTCCTCGTGGAACGAGATCACCCCGTGCAACCTCTCGCTGGACCGGCTGGCCAAGGCCAGCAAAGAGGGGGTGTTCGCGGGCGGTGGCTACCCGATGGAGTTCGGCACCATCTCGGTGTCCGACGGCATCTCGATGGGCCATGAGGGCATGCACTTCTCGCTGGTGTCACGGGAGGTGATCGCCGACAGCGTCGAGACGGTGATGCAGGCCGAACGCCTCGACGGCTCGGTGCTGCTGGCCGGCTGCGACAAGTCGCTGCCCGGCATGCTGATGGCGGCCGCGCGGTTGAACCTGGCCAGCGTGTTCCTGTACGCGGGCTCGATTCTGCCCGGTATCGCCAAGCTGTCCGACGGCAGCGAGCGCGAGGTGACGATCATCGACGCGTTCGAGGCGGTCGGCGCGTGCTCGCGCGGTCTGATGAGCCGCGCCGACGTCGACGCCATCGAGCGGGCCATCTGCCCGGGTGAGGGCGCGTGCGGCGGGATGTACACCGCCAACACCATGGCCAGCGCGGCCGAGGCGCTCGGCATGTCGCTGCCGGGCAGCGCCGCCCCGCCCGCGACCGACCGGCGCCGCGACGGCTACGCGCGGCGCAGCGGCGAGGCCGTCGTCGAGTTGCTCAGGCGCGGCATCACCACCGCCGACATCCTCACCAAGGAGGCGTTCGAGAACGCGATCGCCGTGGTGATGGCGTTCGGCGGTTCCACGAACGCCGTGCTGCACCTGCTGGCGATCGCGCACGACGCGCGCGTCGATCTGACCCTCGACGATTTCGCCAGGGTCGGCCGCAGGGTGCCGCACCTGGCCGACGTGAAGCCGTTCGGCAGCCACGTGATGACCGACGTAGACCGCATCGGCGGCGTGCCGGTGATGATGAAGGCACTGCTGGATGCCGGTCTGCTGCACGGGGATTGCCTCACCGTGACCGGCCGGACCGTGGCGCAGAATCTGGCCGAGATCGCGCCGCCGGACCCCGACGGCAAGGTGGTGCGCGCCATGCGCGAGCCGATCCACCCGACCGGCGGCATCACCATCCTGCACGGCTCGCTCGCCCCCGGCGGCGCCGTGGTGAAGTCCGCGGGCTTCGACTCCGACGTATTCACCGGCACCGCACGGGTTTTCGAGCGCGAACGGGCGGCGATGGACGCGCTAGAGGACGGCACGATCGCCGCGGGCGACGTGGTGGTCATCCGCTACGAGGGCCCCAAGGGCGGGCCGGGGATGCGGGAGATGCTCGCCATCACCGCCGCCATCAAGGGCGCCGGTCTCGGCAAGGACGTGCTGCTGCTCACCGACGGCCGATTCTCCGGTGGTACCACCGGGCTGTGCGTCGGCCACGTCGCACCGGAGGCGGTGGACGGCGGCCCGATCGCGTTCGTGCGCGACGGGGATCGGATCCGGCTCGATGTCGGTGCGGGCACGCTCGATGTGCTGGTGGAGCCCGCCGACCTGGAGCAACGCCGCGCGGGCTGGAAGCCGTTGCCGCCCCGCTATACCCGCGGTGTGCTCGCCAAGTACTCGAAGCTGGTGGGCTCGGCGTCCGCGGGGGCGGTCTGCGACTGACGACGGTGCGCTCGGCGCGGACCGGCCGCGCCGAGTTCCATCGGGATCAGCGAATCGACTGCTCCGCCACGGGCTCTCGGTCGGCACCGAACCACGTCGTGTAGAACGCGTACACCACGACGGCGAACACGGCGAGCACGGCGAGGCCGAACGGGGCCGGGTGCGTCGCCATCGGCAATGCCAGATAGCGGATGCACAGCAGCAGCGCCACGAAGGTGCCGATGCCTAGTGCGACCACGCGGACGCGGACGCGGTCCCAGCCGCGCTCCGGCTCGCGCAGCGCCGATTCGATGGTCAGGCACAGCGTCGCGCCGACGATGAGATCGATGCCGTAGTGCGCGCCGAGGCCCAGGGTCGCGAGCAGCGTGCACACCAGCCAGAAGGCACCGCCCCAGCGCAGCCAGCGTGGGCCGCGGCGGGAGTGGATGAACAGCGACAGCGCCCAGGCGGTGTGCAGTGACGGCATGCAGTTGCGCGGGGTGATCCCGTCGAACGGCATGGCCGCGACCGAGGCTGGTACCGGCGGCACGACATCGGGCCAGACGTTCGCCAACTCCATGCCGTTGCCCCATGATCCGAACGCGAGGATCGGGCCGACGACCGGGAACACCACATAGAAGATCGGCCCGATCAGCCCGAGCGCCAAGAATGTTCGCACCAGATGGTGCCGCGGCCACGCGCCGGTGGTCACCCCGCGCAGCTGCCAGATCGCGACCACGATCGCCGCGGCGGGCAGCTCGAAGTACACCCAGCGCACCACGGCGAGCGGGATCGGGCCCGCGACCTCGAGCGCGTGGCCGACCAGCCAGGACGGGCTGCCGAGCGCCCGATCGGCAAGTTGCACATAGGGATCGAGCACCTGCGGGCAAGCCCACGCGGTGATGTCGAGCCAGATCTCGCCGACCTTCGTGGCGAGGATCAGCAGCGCGCCGAGCGCGATGGTGCGCAGGGCGATCTGTCGCGTCGTCCCGCTACACCGCCAGAGCGCGAACACCGCCAGCGCGGTGAGCGCGATCGTCGGGCCGTTGCCGACGGTGAACGCCCTACCCTCGATCGCCCGGATGAGCACGAAGACCAGATCGATGGCAACGGCCGCGGCGAGCGCGACGATCCGGACCCGGGTCGTGACGCCGACGAGCGCGAGCAGGAACCCGGCCCACGGCGTTGTCGCCGATTTCGGCCTGCCGACGTAGTCCCACGCGAGGCTGGTCAGCGGGCCGAGCGCGTTGATGTGCACGGCCATGAGCTGGCCGAGAACCAGCACGAGCACCGCCGCGGCCAGGGCGGACCAGACCAGCGCCGGTCGCGGTCGGCGCGGCGCGAGCTGCTCGGTGTCGGGCGCGGCTCGCTGCGGGTCGTGGATAAGCATTCGGACATCGTAAACACGATGTGAACGCGACCCCGCAGTCCGGTTAACCGCCGCTGCTCATTGTCACCTTCGCGGCGGTGCGCCGTGGTCGGTTCAGCCGCGCTTGCGCCGGAAGGCGTCGAGGCCGTTGCGGCGCAACATGGTGACGGTGGTCTTCCACCACGGCCGCGCTGGATCGGGGTCGTCGCCCGCGCCGAGCAGATGCAGTTGGTCGGTGTGCCATTGCAGATCGAGCGCGCCGTCGAACGAGCGCAGGCCGGAGAACGAGGCGAGGCGTCCGCGCACGCCGATCGGCACCGTGCGCAATCGATCGTCGCGTTCGGTGATCAGTCCGGTGCCCGCGTCCGTGGTCAGGCAGGTGGGCCTGCCGAGCCCGATCACGTCGCAGTCCGCGGCGGCCAGCGCCTCGGCCATCACCGAGCGGGATCGGAAGCCGCCGGTGACCGCGATGGGCACCCCGGCGGCCGCGGTCCGCACGGTCTGGGCGTAGTCGAGGAAGTAGGCCTCGCGGGCGCGGGTGCTCTCGGCCCGGGTGTCGTTGCGCCCCATCATCGCCGGGGATTCGTAACTGCCGCCGCTGATCTCGATCAGGTCGAGGTGTTCGTGCGCCAGCTGCTCGACGACCGCCCTCGACTCGTCCTCGGTGAAGCCGCCGCGTTGGAAGTCGGCCGAGTTCAGCTTGATGCCGACCGCGAACCCCGGGCTGACGGCGGACCTGATGCGCCGTACCACCTCGAGCACGAACCGGCGCCTGCGCTCGGCATCGCCGCCCCAGCGATCGGTGCGCTGATTGGCCAGCGGCGAGAGGAACTGGGAGACGAGATAGCCGTGGGCGCCGTGAATTTGGACGCCGTCGAACCCCGCGGTCTCCGCGATCTCGGCGGTTGTGGCAAAGCGATCGATGATCGCCTCGATCTCGGCGTCGGTGAGCGCGCGCGGTGTCGGCATGCCGGGGATCTTGGGCGCGATCGCCGACGGCGCGACCGGCCTGGTCCGGGTGGCCAGCGGGTTCGCCTGTCTGCCAGGGTGATTGAGCTGCATCCAGATCGGCGCGCCGCCGTCCTTGGTGGCCTTGGCCCAGCGGCTCAACCCGTCGAGATCGCGGTCGTCGTCGATCACCACATTGCCCGGCTCACCGAGATGCCCGCGATCCACCATCACGTTGCCGGTCACCACCAGCCCGAAACCGCCTGTGCCCCAGCGCGTATAGAGGCGTTCGAGGCGCTGTCCCGGGCTGCCGCCCTGATCGGCCAGGCCCTCGCTGAGCGCCGATTTCATCAGCCGATTGGGCAGTACCTGGCCGCAGGGCAGGGTGAGTTGATCGGACAGCGTCACGGTGGCGGGCATGGGCGGTCCTTCGGTAGCCGTAACTGGGTGTAATAGCCACACCGTAGTAGTATGGTCGTACTACCGCAAGGCCCGGCGTGCGCCGCAGGGGCATGTCCTAGGCTGGGTAGCACGCCGAACCCAGGAGAGAGCAGGAGGCCGCGCGGTGACCACCCGTCCACGTGAGCGGCTGATCGCGGGCACGATCGATCTGATCAGGCGCCGCGGCGTCGCGGGCACCGGCATCACCGAACTGGTGAACTACAGCAACACCGCGCGCCGCTCGATCTACCAGAACTTCCCGCGCGGAAAGCAGGAACTGGTCGAGGAGGCCACCCGCGCGGCGGGCAAGGTCATGGCGGCGGGCATCGCCGCGACCGCGGGCAAGGGCAGCGCGGCGGTCCGGCTCGCCGCGTTCGTGACGACGTGGAAGGAACTGCTGGTCGCCTCCGACTTCACCGCGGGCTGCCCGATCGTCGCGGCCGCACTGGCCGGCTCGGAGGTGCCCGCGGCCCCGGCCATCGCCGCGGAGTCCTTCGCGTCCTGGGAGGCGCTGCTCACCGATCAGCTCACCGCCGAGGGCATCGCCGACGAACCGGCCGCCTCGCTGGCCACCATGGCCGTCGCCGCCATCGAGGGCGCGGTGATCATGGCGATCGCGGGACGCTCGCTCACCCCGCTCGACCGGGTGGCCACTCAACTCGGCAGGCTGCTGGCCATGGAGCCGCGCGCGCAGCGGTGATCGTGCCCACCCGGTCGCGTGGCAGCGCGCGCGTCGGGCGCGGTTCTGTCATGGTGTTGTGATGCGCTTCTGGGATCGGTTCGCGGCCGTCGTCACGGCCGGAAAGTCTTGGGTGCTACTTGTGGCCCTCTTCGCCGTGTCGTTCGGGGTGGCAGGCCTGATCGGTGACAACGATGCCGCGGGCCAGGCGCCGAACTCGTTGCCGGGCAGTGCGGATTCGGCCCGCGTCAAGGAGCTGCTCACCGAGTTTCCCGATGCGGGCACCGCGCCCGCGGTGGTCGTGGTGACCCGCGCCGACGGCGCCGAACTGCGTCCGGAGGATCTGGCGAGCCTGCGCCCGAAGCTCGGCGAGGCGTTCGTGGCGCCGGACCGGAAGGCCGCGATCGGGCGGCTGCCCGTCGACTCGACGCTCAGCGGATTCGCGCTGACCGACCGCATCGACGAGCTGCGCACCGAGGTCAAGCAGGGACAACCCGCCGACCTGCGCATCCAGGTGACCGGTGGTCCCGCGTTCGGCGGCGACATCGCCGATTCGTTCGCGGGCGCGAACATCACCCTGCTCGCGGTGACCGCCGCCGTCGTCGCGTTGCTGCTGATCGCGACCTATCGATCGCCCGTGCTCTGGCTGGTGCCGTTGCTCGTCGTCGGCTCGGCCGACCGGGTCGCGGGCGCCGTCGGCACCGGGCTCGCCCGCTGGACCGGGCTGGCCTTCGACGGTTCCACCTCGGGCATCACCAGCGTGCTCGTCTTCGGCGCCGGGACGAACTATGCGCTGCTGCTGGTTTCGCGCTACCGCGACGAGTTGCACCGGCACCCCGATCATCGCAGCGCGCTGCGGCACGCGGTCCGCCATGCCGGACCGGCGATCCTGGCCAGCAACGTGACCGTCGTCGCCGCGCTGCTGACGCTGCTGCTCGCCTCGCTGCCCAACACCCGCAGCCTCGGTGTCGGCGCGGCCGCCGGACTGCTGGTCGCCCTGGTGTTCGTGCTCGTCGCGCTGCCCGCCGCGCTCGCGCTGTGCGGGCGAAACGTGTTCTGGCCATTCGTGCCCCGCGCCGACGACCGCGTCGCCGCCGAAGCGGGGATCTGGCATTCGATCGCCGACGGGGTCGTGCGCAGGCCGGTGCTGGTGGCCTGCGCTGCGCTGGTCGCGCTCGGTGTGTGCGCGGCCGGGCTGATCGGCGCCGATATCGGGTTGTCGCAAACCGATCAGTTCCGGGTGCGTGCCGAATCCGTCGAGGGCTTCGACACCCTGGCCGCGCATTTCCCCGCCGGTACGGCGAATCCGACCACCGTGCTGGCCCGCACCGACTCGGCGGCCGCGGTCGAACAGGCGCTGCGGGGCGTGCCAGGGGTCACCGACGCGCGGCCCACCGGGACCTCGCCGACCGGGCTGACCCGCTTCTCGGTGGTATTGAACGCCGAACCCGGTTCACCGCAGGCATTCTCGGCCATCGAGGCGATGCGCGCCGCGCTGGCGGACGTGCCGGGCGCGCTCGTCGGCGGCGGTGACGCGGAGGGGCTGGACACCCGCTCGGCCGCCGAACACGATCAGCGCGTGGTGATCCCGACGATCCTGGCCATCGTGACGGTGATCCTGCTCGCGCTCTTGCGGGCGGTGCCCGCCGCGCTGCTGCTGGTAGGAGTCTCGGTGCTCAGCGCGCTGGCCGCGCTGGGGCTGGGCGCGTGGATCAGCTTGCACCTGTTGGGCTTTCCCGCCCTCGATACCAGCGCGCCGCTGTATGCGTTCCTGTTCCTCGTCGCGCTCGGTATCGACTACACGATCTTCCTGGTCACCCGCGCCCAGGAGGAAACGCCGGAGCACGGCAGCACCGGGGGCATCGTGCGCGCGGTCTCGGCCACCGGGTCGGTCATCACCAGCGCGGGCATCGTCCTGGCCGCGGTGTTCTGCGTGCTCGGCGTGCTGCCGCTGATCATCCTCACCCAATTGGGCATCATCGTCGGCCTCGGCATTCTGCTCGACACCTTCCTGGTCCGCACCGTCGTGATCCCAGCCCTTTTCCGCATCGTCGGCGCCAAGATCTGGTGGCCCAACCCGCTCTCGCGCACCCCTGAACCGGAGAACTACCTGGCGTCGCCGATGAGGGAGGGTTCGGGCCAGCCGTAGACACCGAAGTGCTCGCCGCGGCGGTAGAGGTCCAGGCCGGCGCGGGTGCTTTGGATGGTATTGCCGGGGAGTTCGTCGAGCGGGAACCAGCGCAGTTCCGAGCAGGACTCCGGTTCCCGGTTGTAGGGCTCGCCGGACCAGGTGCGGGCGTGGAAGACGAACACGATCCGGGTCTGGCCGGGCGGGTGCTGGATGTGGATCGAGGCGGCCAGGTCGATGTCGTCCCGGTTCAGCCGGATCCCGATCTCCTCGTCGGCCTCGCGGATGATGGCGGTGAGCACGTCCTCGCCCTCGTCGAGTTTGCCGCCGGGGGCGTTCCACTGCCCATCGGCGAACCCGGTGTTGCGCCGGCGCGCGAGCAGCACCCGCCCGTTCTCGATCAGCAACAGTTGTACGCCGACGATGGTGCGGAAGATGGTCACCGGGCCTCCTGATCGGGTATGGGCACCGAGCATGCCACGTCCGGCATGGTCGTCAGTGCTGGGTCCAGTCGGGTTGGGTGAAATGGGCGACGCGGGCGCTGTCGTGGTCGCGGCCGAGCAGGACGATCTCGCGGAACTGCCAGAGCAGCGCGCCGGTGGGCGCGTGGATCGTCATGTCGTCGCCGAGCCGCATCTGCAGCAGGCGCGCGTCGCCCGCCGCCGCGGGCGCGGTGGGCGCGTCACGTAATTCCGCCTGCGGGACGGCCTGGTGCGGTGGCACCCAGTGCGGCACGTCATCGGCGGCGAGCCGGTCGAGATTCACCAGGTGCACCGAGTGGACCTCGTCGGGGTTCGGCGTCAGTTCGGCCGCGTCGGGCAGCGCGGCGAGGAACGGTGTGATCACGAAACCCGAGGCGGCGGGGAAATCGTCGAGCTCGCCGAGCAGGTCGGTGGACGTGGCGGTCATGCCGAGTTCCTCGTGCAGTTCCCGCAATACGGCCTGCGCGGCGGACTCGCCCGGGTCGAGCCTGCCGCCGGGCAGGCCCCACTGTCCCGCGTTGCGCCCGCGGTAGGCCCGCCGGATGACGATCACCGCGGGGGAGCCGTCGGCCTGGCCGACCACACACAGCAGCACGGCGGCCCGGCGCAGGCCGGGCTCGTCGGGGACCGAGGTCCTGACGAACCGACGCAACCGGGTGCGGGCGAGGACGCGGAACTCGTCCACGCTCTCGGGCAGGAACGGTCCGGGAGTCATGCGATCGATCTTGCCGCACTCCGGCGATACTCGTTCGCCGAGTTCACTTTCCCGGCTCGACACGCACCGGTACGTCGTCGTCCCATGGCTGGCGGGTGACCATGTCGGCGACGCGGACGACACCGCGCTCGAACTCGCCGGTGGCGGCGTCCACCAGCCGGTAGGCCTGGGTGCCCCGGTGGATCGGCTGCGCGTCCAGCAGCACCACGCGCACTTCACCGGGTTCGAAGTGACACCGCTGCTGCAGTGCGGCGATGAGTTGCTCGTTGTGCATGTGCCCGTCGCCGAAGTTCCACCCGACCGCGGTGGCGCAGATCCGTTCCCCGTCGGTGAGCACGTAGTCGTCCTCGTGTCCGGCGGGCATCGCCCGGTGCACCAGCGTGAACAGGGCGCGGCCGTGGGTGTTCATGGCGCGGAAGGCATATCCCATGTACATCGGAACCTCTGCGCGGTCCTTCCCGTAGAACCGCTCCAATTGGGCCTGCGGCATGCTCGCGATCGCGACGACGTGCCTGCCGATCTTCGCGGCCGCGGCCGGGGTGACGCACCACATCGTGGTATCCCAGTTGCCCGCGTAGTAGCGCATGCCGGGTAGGAAGGAAATCTTGCGGGGGAACAGATTTCCGGCGACCACCAGGCCGACGAGCGCGACGAACAGCAGCGCCACCGGCACCGGCTGTGTCAGCGAACGCAGGCCGAGATCGGCGTGCGCCACGAACAACACCAGCACCCCGAAGATCATGAAGACGTTCCACTCCAGCGGAACCCCCATCGGCACCGCCGTCAGGATGACCAGGTGGAAGCCGATCATCACGATCGCCGCCACCGCGGTCACCGGACCGCCGGGGGCGAAGAACAGGATCACCGGCACGCCCATCTCGACGACGGTCCCGCCGTGCGCGAATACCCGCGACAGCAGGCCGGGCCGCAGATCGTCGGGAAAGTTCTCGAAGAACCGGCGCTTGAGCGACTTGTGCCGCAGCAGCGGGCTGTTCGACATCATCGTGGACACCACGAACGGGAAATGCTTGTTCAGCTTCGAGGTCGCCGCGCCCATCCAGATCACCACGAACACCACCTTCGCGGCGACGATCGAATCGGCGCCCGCGAACAGGAAGACCATCGTCAGCGTCGCGTAGACCTCACCAAGCGCCGCCAGGAAGATCACCTTGTCGCGCAACCCGATCGCGGCGAGCAGCACGAGGATCATCACGATCTCCCACCGCGGCAGCAGCCCGACGGCGGTGCCGAGCTCCGGTATCGGGCCGGTGCCGTCGGACA
This genomic interval carries:
- a CDS encoding NUDIX hydrolase, which produces MTPGPFLPESVDEFRVLARTRLRRFVRTSVPDEPGLRRAAVLLCVVGQADGSPAVIVIRRAYRGRNAGQWGLPGGRLDPGESAAQAVLRELHEELGMTATSTDLLGELDDFPAASGFVITPFLAALPDAAELTPNPDEVHSVHLVNLDRLAADDVPHWVPPHQAVPQAELRDAPTAPAAAGDARLLQMRLGDDMTIHAPTGALLWQFREIVLLGRDHDSARVAHFTQPDWTQH
- a CDS encoding DUF3556 domain-containing protein encodes the protein MGFLEPDLPVVDLPEWRKGTRGERIRPMARHWAEVGFGTPIALHLCYVAKIFCYLLGGWSIVLATKGIDGFTDIGQWWSEPIVFQKVVLYTLLFEVVGLGCGFGPLNNRFFPPFGSILYWLRPKTIRLPPWPDRVPMTKGTERAPADIALYAALLVAIPVALLSDGTGPIPELGTAVGLLPRWEIVMILVLLAAIGLRDKVIFLAALGEVYATLTMVFLFAGADSIVAAKVVFVVIWMGAATSKLNKHFPFVVSTMMSNSPLLRHKSLKRRFFENFPDDLRPGLLSRVFAHGGTVVEMGVPVILFFAPGGPVTAVAAIVMIGFHLVILTAVPMGVPLEWNVFMIFGVLVLFVAHADLGLRSLTQPVPVALLFVALVGLVVAGNLFPRKISFLPGMRYYAGNWDTTMWCVTPAAAAKIGRHVVAIASMPQAQLERFYGKDRAEVPMYMGYAFRAMNTHGRALFTLVHRAMPAGHEDDYVLTDGERICATAVGWNFGDGHMHNEQLIAALQQRCHFEPGEVRVVLLDAQPIHRGTQAYRLVDAATGEFERGVVRVADMVTRQPWDDDVPVRVEPGK